The window GTTGGACCTTTTATTCTCATTAACAAAATGAAAGTTGGGCTTTAATCCTTGTGTTTGTTGATTTGCACATAATAAAAAAGGTAACTAAAGTCTAAGGCTGCTAAAGGTGCTAAAAGTCTAAACCATTGCCGTCGTCAACCATTCCCGTTTCTGCAATTGTAGATCCAGTTCCAtccctcttcttcctctgcagATTTCTCCAACCAATCCCACAGCGGCTTCCtcgcttcttcttcctcttcagaTTTCTCCAACCAATGTCGACATATTCGTTCGCAATTGCAGATCGATTTTGTTTGCACATCGAGAGGGAGATGGCGAGACTCAGGGAGACAAATCGGGTCTTGCGACAGATGTTCTTTCTCAAGCCGCCAAACCACCTAGCATCTAACCAGACCGCCTAGCGTCCGCCCAGACCGCCCAGCCGGTGTAAGCTAATAATGTTGCCGATCTTAGAAACGATTTTGGGTAATCGCGGCGGAGCACTGCCGCCCAATGCCTAGACGGCGCCTAGaccgttttttagaacactgcctAAAACTATTAGGTTTAGAGTTCGACGCTATTTACAAGGACACAAAAAATAATTCGTCGCAGAAAGTAAATTATATTCTTCAAAGTGTAATTGTTCTATTAATTTACTATGGTTTTATTAAATTCAAGGAGCTCCCCTATTATTACTGTTGTCAGTTCTATCTTTTGTTCTTTCCTATTTTTGGGTTTCCTGATTAAAACGTAAAGGTTTACCATTTGTAACTGAAACTGCATTaacaattgaaagaaaaaaaaatgcattaacAATAATTAAGAGGTCAGGAGAGAAATAAACTTTAGACATGTCATGCATAATGAGGGTCCGTCAGGTAGCGTTTTACAAACGAATTTCGGAAAAACTGTTTTGTAAAACGGAACGACAAATAGATTTTGCATTTTTATGATTTTAGAACGCGTCTGGTAGTTTAGTCCGAGAAGTTCGAGAATGATCTAGAGAATGAAAACATTGAAAACGCATTTGATACTAAATGTCAAAtacttgataaaaaaataaatttgtgtttcatagtgatggtgatggtggtggtaagGATGGTGGTTGAGACAGGAGTGGTGTTGGTAGCAATGGTGGTTGAAGTAGTGATAGTAGTGGTAACAATAAAGGTGTTAGTAGTGGTGGGATATAGGTGGTGGCAATAGCGAGGTAGAGGGCAATGGTGAAGGGAAtgatgtggtggtggtggtggttaatGCAATAGTGGTAGAGAATGGTTGTGTTAATATTGGTTATAAGGGATGGTTGTGAAAATGATGGTTGAGAGGTGGGGATGATGGTGGCGAAGATGGTGGAGGTGGCCATGGTGAGGGTAATGGGATGAAGAATGtgttgatggtggtggtggtggtggcaattGTGGTGCAAGATGGTGGTGATAATGGCATTGGTGGTGGTCACAATAGTGAGACGATGGAGGTGGTGATGGCATGGTGGCAGGGGGATGACAGTGGATAATATGGTGGTGATGATGGCATTGATGGTGGCCACAATAGTGAAACGATTGAGGTGGTGATGGCATGGTGGTAGGGGGATGACAGTGGATAAtatggtggtgatggtgatgtTAGTGGTGGTGGTAATGGTGGTAGCGGAGGCACAATGGTGGTGGTCATGGTGAGATGGTGACAGTAATGTTGGTTGTGGTAATGGCAAGATGGTGGAGATGGTGGTTGCCATGATGGTGagggtgatggtggtggaggaTATGGTGGTTGGAGGTGGTGGTGTCAAAGGTGGTGGCCATGGTGGCGATGATGGTGAGACGATGAAGAATGTGGTGGTTTGTAGTGGCGGTGGCGTAGTGATGGTAGTGTTGGGATACATGAAACTCTAACTTTGTTTTATAAtgtatcttttgtttttattatgttGAAAACTATTTTTGGAAAAGAGATAAAACATCAATTTATTGTCCTACATAGGCTAAATATTGGTTTTTGCGTTTTTCATTTTCTGAGTTTATTTTCACAAAACAGTATACCACGCATTGCatctaaaaaatgaaaaactgtTTTAAAAAACATTTACGAACAGACCCTAATATTTCATGAATTTCAAAGTTGTCTTCTTTCAGAGTAAGGAGTAGGGGAACCTCATGGCTGCTTTTATTTCGTGGACCCAAATGATCACTATCATCCATTTCATTACCATCATAGAAAGACACAACTCCATGTTAACCGATGGCAATGACATCCTGCAAGTCAGTTCACTACCCCCTACCTACTTGCCATCAAGTATTTATCAAAATCTCCATCTTCATTGGCTATCCATTTCTCTTTGAGCTTAAATTATGAATTATCATTCGAAATGTTCTTATCGTACTTTATTTGGAAAGAATATTGGGGTGGAAGATTTGGATTAAATCACACAATGAATCAACCATAATTGATTTTCGAATTCCTTATTTATCATATTAGAACTTGGAATCTCTTTGGtaaaaatgaagaggaatatcactataAAATAGTGTTAGATGCCAAGAAAATTGGATTTTAGATTCAAATCATTATTTGAGTTGATCTTGATGTGAACAATAtataattcaaacaaaaaaacaaactgTAGTAGAGTTGTTTCTGCCATATGATAGTGATGAATGACAATACAACCCAGTTATAGATGTATTCAAATTTGACGACTAAATTTAACACTTAAACACGGGTACGTCACTTATCTAGCTTTTACTGTCACTCATCATTGCATTCCCTCACATGGCAAGAACAACTACACTAAAGTTTTTCTCCGTTACACTGACAACTATGACAAAACACATGCGCTGTCTGACAATAAACGTCACTGCAATTATTACACGTAATATTCTGTGATATATGAGTAATGCTCCAATAAAAGCAAATGAtcaatactttttcttttttattgtacGCGAtgaattttattgataatgaaaaAACGAAGTTACATCTTGTCAGGGGGAAAACCTTGCTCCTCTAGAAACGAAAACAAGAATGATATGAAGAAAAGAGGGGGGTCATGAAACCAAACTCCTCTAAAACCAAATCTGAAGGTTTAAATCTGCAATACAAGTCCAACAACACCATAAAGTTGGGGGGAAAAAAGGTGAGACAAACCTATATGTCAAGATGCACATTAATTTGTAAAGCGACAGCTAGGCAAGCCAATATATTCCGAAACAAAGAAGCACTAGCTACCGCTGGAGGGGAAACATGTCGTGTTaaagttggagaagacaagCTCATGTTAGCAAAATTATCCACAATAAAATTTTCTTCACGATATATGTCAGATGCGTATGAAGTCATTTTAAGAACGCGGTCCAAACAAATAGACCATTATGTACAAAGAGGCAAAGGAAGATTAAAATCAGTCGATTGGAGAGCATAAATAATACTAGAAGAGTCACTTTCCAACCAAAGAAAATGTCAACTCCATTGATATGCAAACTTTACACCAATAATAGTTGCTGataattctataaaaaaaaaagttgcgaTGAACCCATTTGCAGAAACCATAAAAAAATCGACCATGACAATTCTTGAAAACTCCACCACAAGCAGCAAAACCCAACAAAACCAAGATTTCCTTTAGATAAACTATATGTATTAAGTTTAATCCAAGGAAATCAAGTAGAATACCAAAGCACATGGGGAATAGTAGGCGCCTTGCAATAGATATGTGGGATCCTTAGACAAGAAATGATAGGAAGCCATGAGAGTAACTAGGAACAAACTTCCCACCATGAATGATCCTAAAATAGATAGACATGCAAAGACGATGAAAAAAATGGGTCGACCCTAAAAACTAAACTTATTTTGAGCTTTCCAAATAGCTAAAATAGTAAAAAGACCTGCAAAAACCCAGGGATTGTGCAACTGTTAGGAAAATGGCTTATGCATAGACAACAAAAAAAGCAGTCAAAGAATATGAAATAGGCAAAAGGTACCAATCTGACATACTCCAAAGCTGCCCAAATATCCAACCGCTGAAGAGAAGGTGAGCAATAGAATCTTCAAAATATGACACAAACAACAATTGGATGCTAAAGAAATACCACGTCATTGTAGTGCACCCTTGGTAGGAAGTTTATCATGAAAAAAAAGGGTCAAGCCAAAATAGATAGTTGTGGCAGAATAAAATTTCACCAACTAACATTAGCCTAAACACAATCACTATGTTTTCTTCTGATAAGATGATAaccagaagaaaaggaaaagttcTAGTAGGCGAGGGCTCCCAAATTAATTTGTCATCCTCTACACTTAAAGGCAAAGGTAGATGTAAAATGAGTAAAGCTATTTAAATATACAAAATTGACGCACTTGCTGATACACTTTCTAATATAGAAGGATCCCCAATATAATAGTAGAATCCTCTCTATTAGATAATCAAATAGGGTTGATTTTGTATGTTTAAACAAggcttaaatgttaaaatggTCCCTGTGTTTTAGTAATTGGGTCAATTTAGTCCCTGTGTTTTCAACTTGGCCAATCTGGTTCCTGTATTTATCTTCGTTagccaattaaggacatttccatctaatttttgtaataaaaaaaaaattattattataatcttatttataaaattataatttatttgatttaaaatatttaaaatgaaataaaattaaaaattaaaagaaaaattattcttCTCCCAACTCTCCGGCCTCCTCCCTAACATTATCCCATATTTTCTATGTCACAACCTTAATCATTTTTTCAGATTGGAAGTTTTATTTCTTATATGTGTTATTTCTCATCAATTTGCATTTTTCTGTAAAGAGAAAAGGGTCATTAtttctcatttggtttttcttataaattttttaaaagagaTTGAATGAAATCTTCTTAATTGGCTAATAGAGATAAACACAAGCCAAATCGAAAATACGAAGACTAAATTGGTCATACGGctataacacatggaccattttgacatttaagacTTTAAACAACATTATTAAAACTCTCTCCAACGTAAACCAATAAAAATACTAACATGATAGATCTATAGACCTATTCTTTTGGAAGGCCATTAACAAAATTTCCCTCATTTTGCGGTTGTCAATCTTTGGTTGACTCAAAACACAGTCTAGTTAGGTTAGTGGCTAACTAACCGAGATTATGCTTTAAATATTGCATTTGCAGGTATAAACTACACAGGCACACATCAGTGTAATGCTAATTTATTCATTTTCTATGAATGCAATTGCACAATCGCTTTCAATATTCGCTTTAAAGAATTGTTAAGGTTAAAGGAATCGTGATAAATGTGGTTAGGCTGGCATAGAACACATGGATTTCACTGTctttccctttatttttcttcacatattatcttctttttttttctttttttttttatattttacacTTAATTTTGTGAATAAGAAAGGACATCCACATGGAGGTAAAACTATATAGAAGACAAGTAtatttttctccttcttccatATCCAAGGGCAATATATATCAAACTCCCTCCCTTCTTCCTCTCCAAGTTTTGAGTTGCCATCTCTTCTCATTCTGTCTTTGTCTTCGTCCCCTCGGGGGACATCCGATAAAATTAGAACGATACAGATCAATCTTCGAATTTCTCATAGACAATGAGAAGCATAGCAACTTGTTACAGCGAGCATGCCATAAAGGTCTCAGATTCATATTGCTCAGGCCCATCAAACCAAGCTTATGTGACCCCAAAATTAACCCCATCAATCCCAAGTGAAGTGACATGTTTATACAGAGCCAAGCTCTCAACCCAGAACCGGATTTTGATCACACTCACCTGGTTCAACAAATTCACATTCCAAGGCCTCACAATCACCATTGGAGACAACAAATCTCAGCCGTCCAAATCGAGTACCAGCACCCACAAGTTGGAAAACCAAAAGGGCACCTTGGCATTCCAATCCTGCAATACCAAGATTGAAGTTTTCTGGGATTTGTCCACTGCCAATTATGAATCCGGACCGGAACCGGCAACCGGGTTTTTCCTCATGGTTCTGGCTGACTCGGAACTCTGCCTCCTCCTCGGCGACAAGGTCGAACAAGCTTTGGACCTGCAGAAGTACAAAACCATCATGTCACAGAAAATATTCACATTGGTTTCTAGGAGTGAGCATTTCTCAGGCAACGCTGTGTATGCAACAAAAGCTCAATTCTGTGACACTGGAGTATCACATGACATTGTGATCAAGTGTGATCAACCCGAAGAACTGGGCTCGAAAACCCCGGTTTTATCTGTCTGCATTGACAAGAAGAAGATTTTTCAGGTGAAGAGGTTGAGGTGGAATTTCAGAGGGaaccaaacaatttttttgGATGGTTTACTGGTGGATTTTATGTGGGATATTCATGACTGGTTGTTCAATCCAAAATCTGGAATTGCTGTGTTTATGTTCAGGACAAGGAGTGGATTGGATTCCAGGCTCTGGTTGGAAGACaagaatttggaaaagaaagggCAAGACAATGGTGATGAATTTTCTTTGTTGATCTGTGCATGTAAGAGCTCTGACTGattcttttgtttatttatttattttattattttaaaacttAAAGATGATAGGAAATTATTAATTGGTATGGTAAGGAAAATTGTACAGATTCCAATTATACTAGAAATATTTGCATTAAAAGTCCTCTGGCTTTGTCTACTCTCTACTTCCTCTCTCGTTCCCTTCCAAGCCAAAGATTCCAATTTTATTATGCTGAGTATATTCATGCGTGACACATATTATAGAATTTAACGGTTGAATGTGGCTtcaataatttaagaaaaattaatgaataaaTGTGATCCACTTAAACAGACAAATGTATATTCTACATTTTTATATACTATAATACTCGATTTTGTCTTCCTTCTTTCGAGATTTATaagagaatattttttttttccgaaatTCTACAGTACTTCAATTTATGACATTGTGAAATCCATCAGGTTAAGCGATTCATTTAAAAGACGATATATAGTGTGAAATCCGTCAAGTTAATGTGATTAGTTTAAAAGACGATGTATGCTACACATTGAGGTTAAAAAACAAAGGTCAAATTTGccttcctttttgtttcttgtttagtGATATTTGTCTTATGGCCAAAATAGATTGGCTTTCTACAACCAAGGGGCAACTATTGCCCTTTTTGGCAATTAACTTACCCATTGAAACGTGCACATATTTTGGTCTGCCATTATAACATTTGTTTATGCATTTTTTGTTGAGGTTAGTTACAAGGAAACTTTTGGGAAGTTTTGTTGCATACCTATAGCCACAAACTTGATATTATTAGTTTGCAAAAAACGGCTGAATTTTATTACTTGGCATTGGGTTTACCCAAGCGATTAGGTTTAAGCTTTAGGTACTAGTACTACTATTGTTTTGGCATATTTGCCAACCTCATTCGAACCAACAATATATGTGTTCAAAACATTTGAGGTAGGAGAAGCAAATGAGCTAGGATTACGACAGACTAACAGTTTTATTCTTTTGATTGTAACAAATAGTACCTCGAACTCAATTGAAAGAAACTATTATgccaaaaaattgaaagagacTATATTTTGAAGGGCCACTTGATACTTTTGAGTTAGGTTTGTATCAGGCACCAACTAGAGGTGATATCAAATTGTCTTAGCTTGTGTTCAGGTCATGTCGTTTTAAATCTTTGTTGAATATTAGTTACGTTAAATTTTAACACAATATCTGTAGTTAGTtataaccaaggaagaaaatatcggtaatatcggaaatatcggtagtccgaaaacacggaaatagcgatggaaatatcgggataatatcgatatcgataaaaattacatggaaaccacggaaattgtaagaaaaacttggaaatctttattgaaactttgcaggatgtttatttagtcaattatctattagtttatcacaaaaaattggaaggaaatgcattgcatgatggatttaactgatttaagttgattatatagcgagctggcaaacattgtgagtgtagaaaatatgtagtaattaatgaaagaagtttaaacacatcataatcatttatatataatgaattagtacaatattttacactcaTTTAAGCAAGGGATTAAGCAATGTGAGCTGTTGAGCCGAACCAATAACAATTGGCCAGCCTGTTTCTAACGGGCAGCTGCCCGACCTGCCCGCCACTACCCACAAAAAACCCCAGCTATAaataccaaggttctaaaaaacgctaagcgctagtcgggcggtgggctggcgcctagcgcctaggtggctAGGTGGgatctaggcgggcgcctaggcggtctaggcggatttaggtaaatttcttatatattatatgaattaattaaatttactatatcagatgtaaataattattgaataatatgttatttcttataaaAGAACATACATATGTGAATGTTTTATGTACATATCTAATATGCTTgcctaagaaaaaaaaaatctaataatttataatttatataacatttatatacatataataatataatatacctcccaaacttttaaaatataaaaatcccACGCCCATGCAAGTGGGTGGTTTTCATAATAACCCATCTGATGTAAATAGCTGTCCACCTTACCCCCATCACCAACTTTTGACCTTTCAGAAACCCAAAATTGAAtcttttactctctctctctctctcttccctcatcttCGTTCTTCTTCGCCCTTTCACTTTCAGAACCTCAAAATTggatctcaaatccaacttgcgCCCACTTTGTGCTTTCAGTCTCTCTGAGTCTTCAAGAACCCTAGATTCCCGAACGAGCAACTTTCCTTGCCCTTTTAGATTCCCGAACAGAGAGGTCCAAACCCTATCAACAATGGCAGTCTCAAAGGCATCCTCCGTCGTCGCTCTCATGGCGGTCCTCTTCGCCGTCCTCTCCGCCATCGGCGCCTCCCAGAAGTCTCCGGCTCCCATCCCAACCTCCCCCGCCGCATCCATCTCCCCCTCGTTCGTATCCACCCTCGTCGCCACCGCTGTCACCGCTCTGGCCTTCGGATCTGCGCTCAGGGTGGCGCCTCCGAGGAGTCTCCGGCTCCCATCCCAACCTCCCTCGCCGCATCCATCTCCCCCTCGTTCGTATCCACCCTCGTCGCCACCGCAATCACTGCTCTGGCCTTCGAATCTGCGCTCAGGGTGGCGCCTCCGAGGAGTCTCCGGCTCCCATCCCAACCTCCCCCGCCACATCCATCTCCCTCTCGTTCGTATCCACCCTCGTCGCCACCGCCGTCACCGCTCTGGCCTTCGGATCTGCGCTCAGGGTGGCGCCTCCGAGGAGTCTCCGTCTCCCAGCCCAATATATCGAgataatatcggtaatatcgatattatcacgATATTATCTCGATATATTGACGATAATCAAGTGGATAGGTGTAAAAATATCGGACTCTCAccaaaacgataatatcggcgaaatatcgccgatattatcgatattttaatcATTGGTTATAACATAACCCTATAGTATTGTATGAGTTTTAAATTACCACCTAAATCTAGAGAATTCAAACACGATACTCACTCTCTGAGATcgaattatatatgtatatgagcATATGAGTTCAACATCGTACATGAACAACTTCCACGACTAGGACTATATAGCTGTTAGCTAGTAGCTATTATTTTCACGGATGAGTGGGTTAGGTCCAGCCTCACATGTGACAATAAATTTAAGTCACCATCTCATGGAAAACAAGTTTCATTCGATTTCTCATTTAGGCCATGTTAGAATTAAATGGATAGCCCAAAGCTTgcctaagaattttttttttttttttggtcaaagttGCAAAGAGTTTGTTTCATTCATCAAATTTAGGCCATGTTAgaaatgaattggatgggatgAGATAATTcgttaaatttaaaatattattcttagtagtgaaaattttttattcaatttaattgCCATCAATAGATAAGATTGAAAcgacaatttttatttattttttcataattaaCATATCTAGAATCTAACGGTTATCGAATCCAATTATGGACTCATATatcttttactttcaacttaTACAAAATTTGGAAGTTAACCTTCGTTTCTTTTTTTAACATATACATTAAATTTAGTGAGTTATACTTTTGTAGTTTGTACAATGTTGGGTATTGAGGGTGAAATCTAACTCAATACCATTATCATGATATTTGTCAAGAAAATGAAACATGATAGTTACTACTTACCGGAACACAATTTCTTGCACTTAAGAGAGTTTCTAAACAACATGGGTGGTCTAGTTTCGGCCAAGGCACTCTTAACGCTCATGTCGGTAGCCTGCCATAATCAAACTCTAAGCCGTGGTCTTGAGCTTAGATGAGTGCTTACATTAATATGTTGATGTACGATGTTTTTTATTACAAACAATATTTTATACTAATCTACATTAAAAGAAGGGAGATAATTTGAACCCGATATGCCGTAGATTAAAGAGAGAAGTCTTAACCACCATGTCAATTCATCACCTGAGAAAAGCTGGTTCAAGGCATTTGTTAATGGTCTTTTCTTTTgggctttttatttattttacttaatcatcatTTAAACATGATTTTTACAAAGTTAAATATCATCTAGCTATGCGCGTAAATTAAATCTTAGCGGTTTCAGGCCTTTGATTACAGGTTTCTCATGTGAGATGTatcatatttattattttggagAACGGATATCTCATTTGTCCTTGTATGTTTGTACAAACCGTTTTACTGCAGGGTAACCGTTGTGCTAGTGATAACTTTAGGAAACGGTTCATGTTGTAGTGGGAGACCAAAAGCTTGACTCCTAAAGGCTATAACGTCTGTTCGTTCTTCAAACTCTTGGGCTCAATAAATTGTATCTTTTGAACCAAAGAGGAGGGGCGAAGAGTCATAGTTATTGAACACAATGATCTAGTACGTTTCTTCTCTgtgaatttattttatttttcaaacaaaaaatggCTTATAACTTCAAAACTTTCACTAAAAAAGTTTACAAACAAAACTATCTATTTAAAATCTTTGCGATATTGCTTTTAGGGTGTGTTTGGTACGTGGAAAgaaattcatgaaaaataaaatttgaagaaaaatgagtATGTTTTGTAAAGATAGACAAGTAAATATGAAATTTAGAGACAAATTCATAggtaaaattgaaaactaaaacttGAGTATCAATAATTATTATGGGCATAATTAATTTTACAATATTTAATAAGAATAATATTGTTCTAAAAGAACGTAACGTTAAAATGTGTGCAATAAATGACAtgaaaagaagggaaaaaatgCAAACTCTCCGATCCATTCCTCATGAGTTTTGTTTTACCACTTATTTTTTCAAGTCTGATTTACCAAACATGCGAAAGGAAGTGATTCTCTCCAAGCCTGTTTCCCGCATGCAACGTAGCCTTGGCGTTTTTTAAGGTTGGAAATTGGAATACTTCCCTTCCTAGATTAATCTTAAAATCCATCataatttgttcaaaaaaaaattccatcgAAATTTAGACTGAATGAACAAACTATATAATTTGCACTATTAGTGGTAAATGCAAGAAATGTGGTGGTAGTAAGCTGAGCTCTCGGGGTTTTCGCACATTCCAACAAAAAAATGGCGAGAAAGTCGAAGATCACTCGAGATACACTGACTGAGAGCAACGTGTTCCGCAAGGCCTTGGTCTCTGATATAAAACCTAACTCCCTCCCACCGTTTTCTCCCATCCTCCTCCTCAATCTCTCAAATCCAAAACAAACCATTCAGTTTCCGTTCTCTCTTCTGACGATCAACAATGTCGGCCTTCAAGGGAAAGTATCACGGTAATTATCGCCTAACGACGTTACATAGTCTGTTACTTTGTTTTCTCTCTCGTTTGAAATCCTCTGGCCTTTTTgttattgtttggtttgatttttaaaTTCCGATCGATAAAACTTTTAGTGATTGCTTTGATCTGTATTTGCATGGATTGAATTTACAGCATGGATTATGGAATCTGGATCAGTGTATGTATCGGTGATTTCTTACTAGCCATAAGTAAATTATTGTTTGCTAAAATGATACAATGTGTTGATTTGTGcgtaattttgaaatttaattcaagaTTAGTTAAATTTACAGCATGATTAGTGTGTTACTGGGTGGTTTGATGCCTTACCTAAAGTGTGGGGAGGGACATTCGAACTCGGATGCATACAAGAGATCATAttcgtttaatttatttttaatggaaaaaaatattaatttcacaTAGTTTGAAGAATGGGAAAATTGGGACCGTTTCTCGTTattctttctctattttttttttataaacaattAAGTTTTGGATTTTTGTTTCCATTTATTTCCATAAGAAAGGTGCATACGATAAACGTTCCCCTCACTCTCGCAAACGTGTTGGCTAGTGGtcgcatttttatttttataagaaa is drawn from Malus domestica chromosome 14, GDT2T_hap1 and contains these coding sequences:
- the LOC139191608 gene encoding uncharacterized protein; the encoded protein is MWRGRLGWEPETPRRRHPERRFEGQSSDCGGDEGGYERGGDGCGEGGWDGSRRLLGGATLSADPKARAVTAVATRVDTNEGEMDAAGEVGMGAGDFWEAPMAERTAKRTAMRATTEDAFETAIVDRVWTSLFGNLKGQGKLLVRESRVLEDSERLKAQSGRKLDLRSNFEVLKVKGRRRTKMREERERESKRFNFGFLKGQKLVMGVRWTAIYIRWVIMKTTHLHGRGIFIF
- the LOC103453997 gene encoding uncharacterized protein; amino-acid sequence: MRSIATCYSEHAIKVSDSYCSGPSNQAYVTPKLTPSIPSEVTCLYRAKLSTQNRILITLTWFNKFTFQGLTITIGDNKSQPSKSSTSTHKLENQKGTLAFQSCNTKIEVFWDLSTANYESGPEPATGFFLMVLADSELCLLLGDKVEQALDLQKYKTIMSQKIFTLVSRSEHFSGNAVYATKAQFCDTGVSHDIVIKCDQPEELGSKTPVLSVCIDKKKIFQVKRLRWNFRGNQTIFLDGLLVDFMWDIHDWLFNPKSGIAVFMFRTRSGLDSRLWLEDKNLEKKGQDNGDEFSLLICACKSSD